In Setaria italica strain Yugu1 chromosome IX, Setaria_italica_v2.0, whole genome shotgun sequence, the genomic stretch CAAATGTCCACCCATATTATGTTGAAAAAACCATAGTGTGCACATGCTAACTCGACTCCGTATATTTTCATCAATTTGGAGCAGCCAGAATAGTCTTTATCGAAACTGTACACTTCCAAGAAATTAGTCCTATACACATTTTGAAGATTACACCAGAAAGAATCGTTGATGGAGCTTAAACGGTTGTCACACAGAAGCTATgatctttgcaaaaaaaaaaaatacatcttAACGAAAAATCCTAATCCAAGCATTTGAATAAAGCTTAACTCGGTACCTTGGAATGAACAGAACCGGTTAGACGTTTGCCCACTATGTGATTTTTACAACAAAATAGAGTAGAGTGTGAGCTTTTGCAATAAAACGGCTTATGAGAAGAACCTCAAACTTCAAACAAGATATAGAGATGGTATTTGACAATTTTCCGTCTGTAAAAAGTTTGTACGTTGGACATTATTGTCAATTATGTAAACACTTAAGTAGACACCTCTCATGTTTACGTAACAAAGCAATTAAGCAAATTACATACGGACCTGTCGTCACCAAATCACATTTGCACAGGAGGCCCGAAAGGGGTGCTTTGGCCCCATCTAGTATTGTATTTGTCCCTTAAAATTAGTAAGAGAGATGAAGTCATATAGAGGTGTTCAACCATGACTTTATTCAAAACGGCTCAAATGTCCCGTGATCAAGTATTCACTATGTATGATGAATAAATAGTAATTGTCTCACCTTTTAGTCGTGGAGTAAAAAATGAGACGGTTTAGGAGAAACCGTTAATTACAACCCTAAAGTCATGATATTACAATTACGgtactgttgacgccggattttgacacgtgttttgaatcagCGTCACCCTAAAGTCATGATATTACAATTACGgtactgttgacgccggattttgacacgtgttttgaatcagcgtcaaggaaggaaaagactggccgatgcggcaagctaaaagctacagttgggaatcgaccgattgaATTAACAGTATTTCGGCCCATTGCCAAAAAGGGTCGGTGAatgtcggccgattggaagctggagcggcttggccagtatgggcctaaggtgggccatGGAAAAAGATAGCTGAAGaaagagattggcccgtggggatatgataaccaactctgatGCGAGTTGTGTTtctaaatatttgttatcatttaaaattagagatagaatctagtcggttaggaaatcagttgtaacaggttaTAAATAACTGCCTCTGGAGATTTGTAAaaacaacatcaatcaatacaaccaatctactttttcttcgtactttactttcaaatcggcgacttcgccaacatacctttttctttcacgagttcgtacggattggcagggctgcatcgacacgatctccggccgattgtgtaagttccgtttatcgagtaatatctaagctttaacttcgggcgcatcgctgttgtttcgtttggatttattcactagttatcgatatcaactagaatcgtaggttctacctgttattttagtttttatcaccagttatccagcttgagatacgaactgtcggcttttattgctttcttcCTTTGATTATCATACAACCGATTAGATCTGTCCCATGTGTTGTTTTCCTAGCGTTGTTCagtttgctctagtagcttttctttacGATCACTACGCGGTATCGACTGTTTTATAGTTGATTACCTCTACAGTAAATTGGCCGATTCGCCAACACGCTGTTGAAGATAGATcggaactctagccgatcgaaactcttggaatttaatacttttatttccttgtcaatcaacaggttagattgactggcacgccgcgcgaaccgcaccagggcgataacccgaacaggagttaagcagattctcccgggtcgtgtatCCGACGCTGAGGATCATCGACCGATCTTTAGCGCTAATAGGTACAATCACTTGACATGTTATACTATGAGTATATGGTAAATtttactcccttcgtcccaaattataggtcgttttgattttttgagattcatagactttgttatgtatttagatataatCTTATCTAAACagtctataatttggaacggagggagtacgttgCAAGATGGGTTACATGTGTCCTGCGTTCCCATGCCAACTAGAGACATATAGTGATGATAGAAGCAGCCAAGGCACGTGAAAAGCACTTCTTCGGCAACATACGTGAGGCCCTTTCGGTCTTTCCTCCAACTTATGAGCTGAACGCACCAagcctgcaaggctgcaagccACAAGCTAGAATCGAGACTTTCAACATGCCAAGGCTTCGCATTCGCAAGTGGCATGTCTCAACGGAACAATTGTGCCACCGAACTTGCTATTTCGATGGACCAAACCTACCAAACGAGTGCACTCCGTCGCGGCGTCGCTCCATCAAGAGCGAAACCCACCAGACGACTCTTTCCGAGCGCAGTGATCACCGAAaccaaggtcttgtttagtttaACCAAACTCCCAATTTcgatactatgcaaaaagaagatttcccatcatatcaaacttgcggtacatgcatggaatattaaatgtagacgaaatcaaaaactaattgtacaattttattgtactttgcgagacgaatcttttgagcataattagtcaatatttaaacaataatttacaaatacaaacgaaacgctacagtgtgctacagtgctacaatagtaattttggacacccaaatTCAGGACAACAAAACAAGACCCATAAGAGTACAGAACGAGCAAAGTTTGAGGCTAACGGACTCGGCCTCCACCCAGCGTAGCGTAGCCCCGGAAAAAGCATTGTCCCACTCTATAAAGCCTACGAGGCTACAGGAAAGCAGGAGGAGCACCGGTCCTGCCGACCATGGATCGCTCAGGAAATTCAACGCCGCCGAGGGAGCACCAAGACATCGGCATTTTCCGATGTGCTTCCACTTCCACAGAGCAAGCCGGAAGCAGTTCATCGGTCAGCTAGCCTGGAGACGGCAATAGCATCAGCACTTCAGCAGTGATGGGAAGCTGCATCGGCGGCCATTGATTTATCACCTCAGCATCATGCATCATGCCACGCATCAGCGGTTATTGCCAGTACAAAATCTTTGCTTCTCCCCCCTCCTTTTGCACGGTGACGGTGCATTACGGTGATGGAATTAGCCGGGTCGTTACGAGTAACCACGTCACGGGAAGGCGTTGGTGTTCTCTGTCCTCGCAAGTCGCAACGCATTGTATTCTTTGCTCTCCTCTAGGCAGAGTAAGACGGGACGTGACCCTGGCGTGGCACTTTCTGCAGCTTTGCGTATGTCTGGCACcagaggtgaggtgaggtgagcaAAGTACGGGGGTACAGCTATCTATTCAGCAGTCAAACAATAGTGAATAGTCGCCTATGCCTAGCTGGATGCACCTTTGTGGTGTGGCTTTTTCCTTGCCTTTCGGTTCACAGCACAAGAAAGGTCATGTTTTGAATGGGAATTTTCCTTCCTGAATCCTACACGATTGAATTGATAGtactagaatttttttttaaaaaaatgatagtaatagatttggaaaaaaaaataatttcaatgaGGTTCCCGTGCTCCAAGCATGCCCCGAAGCCCGAAAGGCACAATGCAAGAAGGTGATGCTCAGTGGCAAAGCTATACAACTCTTCACCGTTTAGTGCCACCAAATTACACTAGTACGATTTTATGCTCccaacaaccacaacatcagCGCTACGTACATTATACACGTTATAGTAAGTTGATGATAACTCCtctctaaaaaagaaaaaaaaaggaaaggagttGATAAACTGGTATACACATAGTGCCAAAGTATCGAAACTGCATCAGGGCCCTGGAATCTGGATGATTGGCTTGTTGGACCAGGTTTCCACTTTGACCATCAGGAGCCAGATCGGCGATCATCACCTAATCCACCGGCTCGGGGTCCTCGAGACACTCAATCACCAGTTAATAAGGGGGTGGCATCAGTACTAGATCAGGGAAAGGAGGGGATCCTTCCTCGTTCCTCCTTTCCATGTGCGACCCTTGTGTGGCTGTGGCTGTGACCTGGCTGATTCCGTTCCGTCCTCGCAGAGTTCACACGTTGTCTTAGTGTTTACATGTGCGCGCCCTGCCGTGCGACCTTCTGATAAGCACGCAAATGAAATGATAATGGCCTTCCAGCATGTGGGCTCATTTCTGAACTTCCCCGCCGTGGAAAGTGTGGCAGCACGAGGACGGGGACCTCCCAGGGTTGTAGCCGCCCGTTCTACCGTACCCGCTGTTTGACATACGAGTTTTGAACGTGTTTGTATTACGAATCCTCCGAAGCTTGCCACCACATAACTATGACTCTATGAGCCATTCGCCAAACAACTCTGATTTATTCAGCTGAGCGCATTATTAGCTGTGCCAATACTGACAAGAAACGAGCACATCTCTGACCTAGCACATGGCCGAGGTCAAATTAAGTGCAGTCGCTGTAGTCTACGTGAAATTTCAGCGCTAACTGTCAAGCGGGTCCCAGGTCCACGTCATCCGGTTCGCCAGCCGGGAGCAAAAGAGCTGGAGCCTGTAGGGGCGACAGGCATGCTCAAACCGGCAAGAATCGACAGCAGAGATCGCAGCCCGGACGAAGAGGAACAATCAGGCAAGGCCTTTAAGCATTCAGCATGCACCTGACGTCCTGATGTGGCAGTAGCCGTGAAGGGCTCTGCAGATCCACGAGACACAACACCATGCCTTAAAACACTAGCTATCGGGAGTTTGGGACCAGACAGTCTAGCAGGAACCAAGCATAGCCGAGGACCATCCTTACTGAGAACAGTTCAGGTTATAGACCTATTCCAGCTGCTTCTGCTTCAACAATATTTGGGCCATGAAGCTATTCATACAGCCTGACAAACTAACCACAACTCCACAAGCGCACATAGGGGCATACAGCAATACAGCATACTACGTTCAGGAAAGCAAGACTGGCGTGCACGAGGGGGGAAAAATCGACCTAAGGGAGAGGCTGAAGGTCTCCATGAGTGAATACAGATGCTCTGATGTCAAATGACGGGAGAATTCAAACTTGCGAGTTGAGACTATGAAAAACACACGAAAAATGCGCAGTACGTTCACTGACGCTTGACAACAAGATACTCAAAAGGAAAAGTCGAATTCAGATTAAGATTGTTAACGACTTTTCTCGGTTGATGCACCATGCCCTCCAGAAAGAAGAATATGAGCCAAAATAAACCAGCACTGACAGAACAGAAAGCTAGTACCTGGAAGTGTCAAAGTTTTGGATAATGCTTACCACCACGTACATGCTTAGTACGGAAGAGGGAGGCTGGGAACAGCTAGCAACCTTTCTTAAAAGAACGTCTCGACAGAGAAAGAATGATCAGCCTAATGAAAATGGTGTCCCCACAATGTTACAGTGTATAAATATGAAGCTATCCAGCCTTTGTTGCTGTGTGATCTTTCGATGTTGTGTTTAATGACCGAATGAATTGAGAATGGCAATAACAACAAAAAATGCCTAAACTTAAACAAAGGGCCCCGAGAAAAAGCATGTATGTTATGTCATTGACCACATCTCCCACAACGAGCCGGACCACATCGACCAGCCATTTCCAATGAGAAATGCCTGCATCGCTAAAATGGGAGCATGGGTGTAAATTCTGGGAGGGTGTTAAGGTGACGCAACAGGCATACGCTTGCTATGTTCAATTCCACAAGCCAATAAAAATGGCACATGTTGCTCCCTTAGTAAGCTTCACACGGTAGAATGGCATTCTGAAACAACAGTATGTGTTAGTTCGAGTAAAAGACTTTACAAAGACTAAAATAAACACAGTCCTAAACAGTGCGCCATATTTTACAGTTAAGGCTAATTTCTCTGGACTTCAAACGAAGATATCACTTGTATAAATAGCACAATTTTCTGGGAAAAAATACTTTACCTAACAAGGGGGCTTGTATTATATGTTCCTGAGGTTGCTCTTGACACCTTCATCACCATCGAGGGACATGCATGGAGCAAAATTGTTGTGAGCTTGAACAAATGGAAGGCCATTGTGATGGTTCTGAATGCCATCAGGCATACTGTGTGATGTGTTTTCTTCTGATGAAGACGGGAAGTTACGACGGTTTGGTTCAGTTCTTGGTACACCACCACTGTGCTGTGCAATATTATGGTATGCGTCTTGTCTACTCGGTGGCCTTGGTCTAGTTAGCAAAATCCGAATATATCGATGTATTTGACGCCTTCCTGAAAGAGTTGCACGCCTACCAGTGGGAGTTGATACACTATCAGTTGAAACTTGTGATTCAGCAGGATGAGTTTCCCCAGGAAACTCTCTTGGGGATAGATTTAGATCAATCCCTTGAAAAGATCGGCGAGGGTTGATTGATGGCGGCCTTTCCAATGTGCCACTAGGTGCAGCTGTGCCAAAACTAACAGAACTACTATCAACATGATTTCTGTAATTTTGTCTTTCATAAGCCACGGTGCGCTGAATTCCGGTATAGGACGGTCCCTCATCACCAAGTCTACATCCTCCACAGTACCAATTTCCTTCAGGCACTTCCCTTCCCAAGCCAACACAATAAGTATGCGCTGAGGAATCACAAATGTCGCATAGTAGCATGAGACTATCATCGCCACCTTGATTGCACTCTATACACACGACATTCTCATATGGATCTAACCAACGCCTTATTTCCTCTTCAGTGGGCTGATAAACCTGTGCGATAAGCAAGAAGATGAGCATATAACACTCAAACAAACTTACAATATTCGAGAATTGTCAGAATTACCAACTGACAACAGATGACAAGTTAGAACTCAAGGTGTTACAAACTTAAAATAGAAAAACAGAAGTTTGAACGTTATATGTTCTTCAGCTCGAGTTTAATGTACATTTGACCTAGTTCCTCCTAGGTTCGAGtatctttttcttaaaaaacttTATTATAAGTGCAACAGTGATGAAATCCATTTTAGTGACAGTGTGCTGATGTCTATATGAATTAATACAAGACAAAAGTGCATGGAAGGTAGAAAATTGTGAGTTAATAATCAGGTTTTGTTACTACTGTTACTATATCACTTCTTTAAACTTACTATCTGTTATGGTTCATATGGCcattgttgggtttcaactccaGTTGACCCAACTTGCTTGGCACAGCAGCTTTTGCTGTTATTGTTGATGCATAATATGAAGATGCAAGCCCAAACAGGACATGCATAGAATTTTCCCAGTGAACAACATGATTGGGTAGGAACAAGGAAGGCTTACAAAAAATTATCAAATTATGAAATGAAGTACCCAGAAAATTAACAAATTAGGAACAAGGAAGGCTAAAGGCCATACATGCATGAGTCTATTAAAGTGAGTCTAAATCGGTATCTGAGGTCATCTTTGCCCCTAAATCCATCTCCTTTAATAATTAAACCTTCCTAAAAAACTTCAAACTGTTGCCTACTCCTAACCCTGCTTTTTTGTTAGTCACACTTATCTCTTTTACATAGCACTGGATTACTGGCGAACAAATACATCATGGACATGCAAGTTAACAATGAAATAATAGGTTACAGTCTTATAAAGAATGAATGAAACCTCTAACCCAAAAGGCAGTAAACATATTCATGAATTCTGTTTTGAATTGGCGTTCCATCTAAAAGGGTAAGAAtattaagggggcgtttggttccctttgcttatttttaagcaagtgtcacatcaatgtttagatactaattaggagtattaaatgtaggctatttacaaaatccattacataagtggaggctaaacagcgagacgaacctattaagtctaattaatccatcattagcaaatgtttactgtagcaacacattgtcaaatcatggtctaattaggcttaataggttcgtctcgccgtttagcctcaacttatgtaatggattttgtaaataatctacgtttaatactcctaattagtatctaaatattcgatgtgacaggtgcttaaaaataagcaaaccaaccaaaccaggcctaagtAAGAAAAGTTGTCATATCTGAAATCATGTAACAaccgaaacaaaacaaaaccttACCTGGTCACGCTCTTCGACCTTGATTACAGCTTTCCTCACTCCAAGACCAAGATCCACCTTTGACGACTTGGTGATTGTAGTGAACCGCTGCTTACACAATGGGCACCTTGACTCAACTCTAGACCATTCCATGATGCACCCGAAGCAAAAGTAGTGTGAGCAACAATTGAGGACGCCCTGCACAGTAGCTCTCTGTTCCTCCGAGAGGCAGATCCCGCATATTGGCTTCCCAGCCTCCTCTTGTTCCTGTTTCTCCTTACCCTTGCCTTCTCCATGCCTTGTAATACAAATCCTTCTCATCGATGCAGGGAGCATTATTGGCACAGGCTTTGGAAGCTCAGTCTCCCTCAAATCCTCCAATTCCTTATCTGATACAACGAATTCAGAATCAGAAGACGACTCAGATCCAGatatcctcttcttcctcccctttttGACGGTAATCTGCTCAACTACCGGTGTCTCAACATTGTTATGTTCCTCGTCAGATGTTGCAAACTCAAAGTCTGATGTGTCTGACTCAAGGTTTGGCCATGTCTCTTCCTCAACAGGTGATACTTCAGCGTCCAACTCTGCCTCCCTCCCATTCCTTTTCCTGGCCTTCTTCCTGGGGCGTTCATCCTCCACAATgaagtcatcatcatcctcatcctcatcctcatcctcctcataTTCGTCAATCATTGAACGCTTTCTACGCCGTCTAACAGGAGCAGACTTCTTCGCTTTAGCTGAAGCCGACTTCTTCCCAGAAGCCTTAGATcccttatttttcttcttcttcttcagcgtTCGCCGCTTTGAAACAGACTTTTGCTTCGCCAGATTCTTAACAGTAACCTTTCTGGCACGGATAGCAGAcagttcctcttcctcctcatcttgGTActcatcctcatcgtcgtcgtccgctTCAGGATCGAAATCGATGTCCTCATCTAACtcatcctcctcgtcatccAACTCAGGGTCAAAGTCCATATCCTCGTCGTCCAAGTGCCTTCGCTGATGAGATCGATTCGCCGCAGTAGGTGGCTTCACATTTCGGCTACGGCCACCACATTTCGCAAGGCTcttcggccgcggcggcgcctcctcctcctcctcgacctccTCCAGCTCATCGCGGtactcctccacttcctcctcttcctcgacctcctcctcgtagtcctcgtcctcctcgtacTTCCGGCGCCGAGATCGCGCAGCAGCCGGATCCACTTTCCCCTTCCGCCCGCGGTCGCTGCCCTTTACCGGTCGCTTCGGCCGCGGCgtctcgatctcctcctcctcttcctcttcgtcCTGCTGGTATTCCGCGTCAGaaccctccccctcctccccggcgctCGAGGCGGAGAGCTCCTCCGCAtaatcctcttcctcctcctccagcacatactcctcgtcgtcgtcgtagtcCCCGtctagccaccgccgccgcctagcGCTGATTtctcgcctcgccggcggcggcccctcCCCCGTCCCCATGCCTGCACACCAAATCCGGGAAATCAGAACTCAATCGCCCCCGAGCCGAACCCAAATCGACGGATCCCGACCCGGGACTCGGCGAATTCCGCCCAAATCAGCAGGAACTTGCCTTTTCGAGCGAGAATTGACGCGAAACAGTGGACGACAAAAGGCAGAGCCGCGGGCTCTGTTCACACCCCCGCTAGCCCCAAAATTCTCCCGAAATCCCTGTAGCGGCGGGCTTGAATCGGCCCGCGCCCGCGCGAGGTcagcgaaggcggcggcgttgcGAGCTGAATCGGGAAGCGAAGCGGGAGGAAGGGAAACGGAAGGGGGGAACGGGAGAGGAGGCCGCGGATGGGGGCCGTGGGGTGGAGGCTACgaggggttggggagaagcaTCGTCGCCGCGTTCGCGTACGGGCGGGTGGGGGGGTGCGGTGCGGACGCGGTGGTTTTATCGCCtcgccctctctccctccctccctccctctctctctctctctgctcaCGAGACGAAACGCGTAGCGAGGGGGTGGGTGCGGTGCGGTCACCGCGGTGGGCTGGCCGGGTGGGGGAGTGGCTGGCCGTTGGGTTGGACTGGACCGTTTGGGATATGgactcgccgcccgccgcgccgcggtaTTCCATTCCCTGCCGTTTCTCGCATCGCTTTGGCCACCGGGCGATTCCGATGCGGCCGCGGCTGGGTGCGTGGGTTCGGCCGAGGCGTGGCCGCGCGGCTGAGCCGGTCGGTCGGCCCAGTGGCGTGCCCTGGTGGAGTGGTGCCTTACGTGTCCGTGACTCGAGGGAAGTGTGATGTGGAGGGAAGGGAAAGGAGAATTTGCCATCTCCTCACGGTGGCCCGCTGGCTGTCCGACGGCACCCGGGTTTATACTCTTTTCAGGGGGTCGGCCAGTCGGCCGCTCGTGCTGGAAATGGACAGCACGGGCCCGAGCCGAGCAGCTTTCCTGTGTTCTCCGAGCTTTAACCCAACGAAAAGAAACTGGTGGTCTGATAGCATGAAAGCATAGCCTTGTGTTCGTTTGGATCCATAGACCAATTCGGATCATATCAAATATTTGATACCGATTAGAAatactaaacatgaactaattataaaactaattgcataaaccgTGGCTAAttgacgagacgaa encodes the following:
- the LOC101765009 gene encoding uncharacterized protein LOC101765009, producing MGTGEGPPPARREISARRRRWLDGDYDDDEEYVLEEEEEDYAEELSASSAGEEGEGSDAEYQQDEEEEEEEIETPRPKRPVKGSDRGRKGKVDPAAARSRRRKYEEDEDYEEEVEEEEEVEEYRDELEEVEEEEEAPPRPKSLAKCGGRSRNVKPPTAANRSHQRRHLDDEDMDFDPELDDEEDELDEDIDFDPEADDDDEDEYQDEEEEELSAIRARKVTVKNLAKQKSVSKRRTLKKKKKNKGSKASGKKSASAKAKKSAPVRRRRKRSMIDEYEEDEDEDEDDDDFIVEDERPRKKARKRNGREAELDAEVSPVEEETWPNLESDTSDFEFATSDEEHNNVETPVVEQITVKKGRKKRISGSESSSDSEFVVSDKELEDLRETELPKPVPIMLPASMRRICITRHGEGKGKEKQEQEEAGKPICGICLSEEQRATVQGVLNCCSHYFCFGCIMEWSRVESRCPLCKQRFTTITKSSKVDLGLGVRKAVIKVEERDQVYQPTEEEIRRWLDPYENVVCIECNQGGDDSLMLLCDICDSSAHTYCVGLGREVPEGNWYCGGCRLGDEGPSYTGIQRTVAYERQNYRNHVDSSSVSFGTAAPSGTLERPPSINPRRSFQGIDLNLSPREFPGETHPAESQVSTDSVSTPTGRRATLSGRRQIHRYIRILLTRPRPPSRQDAYHNIAQHSGGVPRTEPNRRNFPSSSEENTSHSMPDGIQNHHNGLPFVQAHNNFAPCMSLDGDEGVKSNLRNI